AGGGAACGCCCGCAGCGTCTCGGAGCGGACGTTGCCGGCCGTGCCCAGCGCCAAGCTGAACGCCGTCATCGTGGCATCGTCCGGCCCCTCGAAGATCGCTGCGAGGTCGTACTGGCCCAGCGTCCAGTAGATGTCTTTCATTTCGATGCCGAACGTCTTGGCCAACTCGCGGGCTGCGGCAGCCCGCTTGGTGGTGTCCTTCACGCTGCGGATGCCCTGGTCGGTGAAGTTCAACAGGGCGAGGAACGTGGCCATGGTGCGTCTCCTGGTCGGCAGAAATCGGGATGGCTCCGCGCGCCGCCGGAAACGCGCAGGAAGCGGTTACCTGCAATGCGCGCGCCAGCCCAGATGACGCCTGTCGCGCCGGGTGGATTGTGTCCATGACAATGACCATTGCACCGGCCATCCGGCAGAAACGGTTTCAGCCTTGATACATGACGGCGAAACCGCGACACGGTATGTCCGGGCACCCCAGCACCCGGCGGGGAATGCGCCGACGGCGTCGGCCCGGAACGCAGACAAAAAGAATCCGCCCCGAAGGGCGGCTCTGGTCTTGCGGCGTGCCGATTCAAAACCTATGGCTTGGCCACGGCCTCTCTGAATTCGGGATCTTCCAGCAGGCGGCCGACCAGTTTGCGGTACAACGCCTCGTACTGCCCCGCTGCCTGCGGGATGGCGCTGACGCCCATGAACGGTGAATCCCACTGGGCATCCGCATGCAGCGCACGGTCATAGCGCACCGCACCCCCACGGGCGACAACGAAGCGCGCGGCAAGCACTGCCTTGCCCGTGCCAACTGGTGCCTCAACCGCACTCTCCAGCAAGGTTCCGGAAACCACGGCATCAGACTTTGGGTCGAGCAGGCCGGCGGACTGCAGTTCCACCCGCAGCGTCTCACGCAGGTACTGGGCGAACGAGCCCTCCACCGGCGAGCGCACCATGTTGCTGCGGATGCTGACTCCGCGATCCAGGCTCGCCGGTTTGGACACATCCAGCGTGAACGAACCGACCTCCATCGGGCCCGGTGCAGGCTGACTCCCCCGCAGACGGGCTGCGTTCTCAATGGTCGGCTTGGGCATGCTCATCGGCAATTCCGCACAGCCGGTCAGCAGTCCGGCCGCCGCCAGCACGGCCAGGGAGACCAGACACCGGGTACGCCGGTCAGTTGAACGCCGGATCATAGGACAGGTCTTTCAGCGCGTTGCTCAGCACGTCGCGAGTCATCTTGTTGACCGCATCCAACATCGACGCCGATTTTTGTGCGGTCGGTGGCGGGTTGGCATTGCCGAACGTCGCGTGGATGGCATGCCGCGCCGTTTTCACGATCGGCGTGGACTGCCCCGCCGGCAGGTACGATACCGTGCAGATATAGCCGTCCGTCACGGCACTGCCTGCCAGCCCGAAGGTCAGCCCGGTGACGAACCCTTTGCCGGCGGCGTTGTCCGTCAGCGGTATGTTGTTCAGCGTCACGTTGAGCATTGCCACGCCCGGCGTCGCGCCCGTCGTCACCGACGAGAAGAGACCGGTGTCCTTGACCTCCTTGGTCACGACACCCTTGAGCAGATCGGTTGCGCGCGGGTTCGGTGCCCCCTTGGACTGGAACTCGAACACCAGTTGGACTGGCTTCGGCTCGGCAACCTTCTTCATGTCGGCGGCCGGCACTTCCCTGGTTGCCGTATCGACATAAACGCTGGCGCAGCCGGATAGTAAGGCCGCCCCTGTCAGAACCGACGCGAGAAGCGCGCCACGGAGAAAAGCTCCGCCCCAATGATTGCTGTTTTTGTTTTGCATACGCTATCTTTTGTTTCTTGTTGGCTCGGATTCGCCGACACGGGCTGTCTGCTTGACCTCACCCGGCAGATGCTGCCCCCTTGCAGGGCGAGAGGATGCTATCAGAACCCCGAACACGGGCGGCCCCTTTGAAGGAGGGATGCACGCAACCGAGCAAGATCGGTCAGGCCTGCGCCGCCCGCCGGCGCTACCGTGTCGCCCTCCAGGAGCCCTCGCGTTGACCACCGCCACCGACCGCTATCTCGCCCGCTTGCGCAACGTCCTCGCGCATATCGACGCGCACCTCGATGAGACGCTGGACGTGGCGCGTCTGGCGGACGTGGCGGCGTGCTCGCCGTACCACTTCCACCGGCAGTTCTCGCTGCTGTTCGGCATCGGCGTGGCGCGCTACGTGCAGTTGCTGCGGCTCAAGCGCGCGGCGCACCAGCTCGCCTATCGGGACGATGCGCGCATCACCGATATCGCGCTGGCGTGCGGGTATGAGGGGCCGGAGGCGTTCGCCCGCGCGTTCCGCCGGCAGTCGGGCCAATCGCCGTCGGCCTTCCGCGCATCGCCGCAATGGGCGTCCTGGACCACCGATCTGCAAGCGCTGCGCGCGCTCAGGAGCCGACACATGCCTGGCCAGCCCCAAGCCCATCCGATCGACATCGTCCAGCGCGAAGATGTGCCCGTCGCCGCCATCGAACATCGCGGTGACCCGGCACGGCTGGGCGAGACCATCCGCGCCTTCATCGCCTGGCGCAGGGCGAACCGCCTGCCGCCCTCAGTGAGCGCCACCTACAACATCGTCTACGATCATCCGGACGACACGCCGCCCGAGGCGTTCCGCATGGACCTCTGCGCGACCACGCAGGTGCCGGTGGCGCCGAACGCCCACGGCGTGGTGGGCAAGACCCTGGCCGGCGGCCGGTATGCCGTGCTGCGCCATGTCGGCTCGGACGACACACTGGACCAGACCGTCGCCTACCTGTATGCCGAATGGCTGCCGGCCAGCGGGGAGGAACCGCGCGATGCGCCGCTGCTGTTCCAGCGCGTGCGGTTCTACCCCGATGTGCCCGAGCACGAAGCCGTGACGGACGTGCTGCTGCCGCTGCGCTAGCGGCGGCGTGCGGGCCGGGCTCAGGCGTCCAGGCGGATCTGGATGCCGGTCGGCGTGTAAAGCGCGGTGGCCTTGAAGCCGTCCACCACGACCGAGGTGAACTGGCGGTTGCTGCCGGCACCGTCGATCACGCTGATGATGTCGCCCACCTTGGGCGTGTAGCCATTGACGAACTTAACGTGCAGCGTGCCGCCGGCGATCGTCGTCAGGCCGGCCACGCTCAGCTTACCCTGGCCGTTCGTGCCGATATCGAGCTCCAGCGTGGTGCCCTGCAACTGCGTGAACTTGCCGGCGATACCGACCGCTGACGATGCGTTGGCGACCAGCGTGCCGCCGCCCAGGTACACGTCGCCGGTGCCGAACGCGGTGGCCGCATCGGCCTCCAGCACGCCGCCCGCGACCTGCGTGCCGCCCGTGTAGGTGTTGCTGCCGGCCAGGCGCAGCGTGCCGGTGCCCTGCAGCGTCAGCTTGCCCGTGCCGGAAATCGCATTGCGCCAGGTATCGGCGGCGTTGAAGCCGCCCCGCGTGGCATCCATCGAGACGACCACGTTGCCGTTGAACACGCCGTAGCCGTCGGCGGCGGCGAACAGGTTCAGGCGGCCCCAGCCTTCAGCATCGTCCATCACCGGGTAACCGGAGGCCTGCTCGGTGGTCTTCAGCACCACGCGGCGCTGGTCGGCGCTCAGGTACGGGAAGCGCGTTTCCAGCAGCACCTCGGCGCCCTTGGGCACCACCGGCGCCAGGGCCGTGCTGCTGATCTGCGAGAAACCGAAGGTCATGCGGCGCGTGAAGTTGGCCTGGTTGGTGGCGTAGTCGGCAAAGCGGTCGGCGGCGGTGGTGCCGGACTGCGCGAAGGCGGCGAACGAAGTGGCATCGGTGCCGGTCTGCGCCATCAGCGCGGTATGCGCCTGGGTGTAGGCGGTGGCCTTGAGCGTGGCGTTGGCCGGGTCATAGAGGTTGGCGGCCACCGCGGC
The sequence above is drawn from the Ralstonia solanacearum K60 genome and encodes:
- a CDS encoding GYD domain-containing protein: MATFLALLNFTDQGIRSVKDTTKRAAAARELAKTFGIEMKDIYWTLGQYDLAAIFEGPDDATMTAFSLALGTAGNVRSETLRAFPMDEMNQILSKMP
- a CDS encoding AraC family transcriptional regulator, encoding MTTATDRYLARLRNVLAHIDAHLDETLDVARLADVAACSPYHFHRQFSLLFGIGVARYVQLLRLKRAAHQLAYRDDARITDIALACGYEGPEAFARAFRRQSGQSPSAFRASPQWASWTTDLQALRALRSRHMPGQPQAHPIDIVQREDVPVAAIEHRGDPARLGETIRAFIAWRRANRLPPSVSATYNIVYDHPDDTPPEAFRMDLCATTQVPVAPNAHGVVGKTLAGGRYAVLRHVGSDDTLDQTVAYLYAEWLPASGEEPRDAPLLFQRVRFYPDVPEHEAVTDVLLPLR